A genomic segment from Chanos chanos chromosome 2, fChaCha1.1, whole genome shotgun sequence encodes:
- the cnga2a gene encoding cyclic nucleotide gated channel subunit alpha 2a: protein MTGQVLVESTDLTAHRLSVKTSMDEESERAESILSRVQSVCDDTSSELQRVATLEPRTLASQNSFRGRGALSRLVSMVVTLRDWAHKSLHEEQERPDSFLERFRGPELHVAPSRISTSHPDPRDADGAVKTKKKSEAFILAPADDIYYRWLLVIATAVLYNWCLLVARACFDELQINNFILWLVLDYLSDLIYIVDICVRLRTGFLEQGLLVKDLSKLRERYVHTLQFKLDLISTLPTDLLYIATGVHVPVLRFNRLMRFSRMFEFFDRTETRTNYPNMFRICNLVLYILVIIHWNACIYFAISKSLGFGSDQWVYPNISDPEFGTLTRGYVYCLYWSTLTLTTIGEMPAPVRDEEYLFVVFDFLVGVLIFATIVGNVGSMISNMNATRAEFQARIDAIKHYMQFRKVSKELEARVIKWFDYLWTNKKAMDEQEVLKSLPNKLRAEIAINVHLETLKKVRIFQDCEAGLLVELVLKLRPQVFSPGDYICRKGDIGKEMYIIKEGRLAVVGDDGATQYALLTAGSCFGEISILNIKGSKMGNRRTANIRSIGYSDLFCLSKDDLMEAVMEYPEAKRALEERGRDILLKEGLLEELSIGGLGAEEMEEKVERLEASLDVLQTRFARLLGEYTSTQQRLKQRLAALERRMHFSGSGFLSDTDGNDSTFDGDGTHSEVNIQL from the exons ATGACAGGCCAGGTGTTGGTGGAGAGCACTGATTTAACAGCCCACCGGCTGTCCGTCAAAACCTCCATGGATGAGGagtctgagagagcagagagcattCTGAGCCG tgtgcagtcagtgtgtgatgACACCTCTTCAGAACTGCAGCGCGTGGCCACGCTGGAACCTCGCACTCTCGCCTCACAGAACTCATTCCGTGGCAGAGGGGCCTTGTCCAG GTTGGTAAGTATGGTGGTTACCCTGCGGGACTGGGCCCATAAGAGTCTGCATGAGGAGCAGGAAAGGCCCGACTCGTTCCTGGAGCGATTTCGGGGGCCAGAGCTTCACGTCGCTCCTAGTCGCATCAGCACCAGTCATCCCGACCCCCGCGACGCGGACGGCGCCGTCAAGACCAA GAAGAAGTCAGAAGCGTTCATCCTGGCACCTGCAGATGACATCTACTACCGCTGGCTGTTGGTCATTGCCACAGCTGTGCTGTATAACTGGTGCCTCCTAGTGGCCAG GGCCTGCTTTGATGAGCTTCAGATCAACAACTTTATCCTCTGGCTGGTCCTAGACTACCTCTCTGATCTCATTTACATAGTGGACATCTGTGTAAGGCTGAGAACAG GCTTCCTGGAACAGGGTTTGCTCGTGAAGGATCTCTCTAAGCTGAGAGAGCGCTACGTTCACACACTGCAGTTCAAACTGGACCTGATATCCACCCTGCCCACAGACCTGCTTTACATTGCCACTGGCGTCCACGTCCCAGTGCTGCGCTTCAATCGCTTAATGCGCTTTTCACGCATGTTTGAGTTCTTCGATCGCACGGAAACGCGGACCAACTACCCCAACATGTTCCGGATCTGCAACCTGGTCCTCTACATCCTCGTCATCATCCACTGGAACGCCTGCATCTATTTCGCCATCTCCAAGTCACTGGGATTTGGCTCCGACCAGTGGGTGTATCCCAACATCTCTGACCCAGAATTTGGCACGCTGACAAGAGGTTACGTCTACTGTCTCTATTGGTCCACACTTACGCTGACCACCATAGGCGAGATGCCGGCCCCAGTTCGGGATGAGGAGTATCTCTTTGTGGTCTTTGACTTCCTGGTAGGCGTGCTAATCTTTGCCACCATCGTGGGCAACGTCGGATCCATGATCTCCAACATGAACGCCACACGGGCCGAGTTCCAAGCCCGCATCGACGCCATCAAGCATTACATGCAGTTTCGCAAGGTCAGCAAGGAGCTGGAGGCGCGGGTCATCAAGTGGTTCGACTACCTCTGGACAAACAAGAAGGCCATGGATGAACAAGAGGTTCTGAAGAGCCTGCCCAACAAACTCCGGGCGGAGATCGCCATCAACGTCCACCTGGAGACGCTGAAGAAGGTGCGCATCTTCCAGGACTGTGAGGCGGGGCTTCTGGTGGAGCTGGTTCTCAAGCTGAGGCCTCAGGTGTTCAGCCCCGGGGACTACATCTGCCGGAAGGGCGACATCGGGAAGGAGATGTACATTATAAAGGAGGGTCGTCTGGCCGTGGTGGGAGACGACGGGGCGACGCAGTACGCCCTGCTGACGGCCGGCAGTTGCTTCGGGGAGATAAGCATTCTCAACATCAAAGGGAGCAAGATGGGCAACCGCCGCACCGCCAACATCCGCAGCATCGGCTACTCCGACCTCTTCTGCCTGTCTAAGGACGACCTGATGGAGGCGGTGATGGAGTACCCCGAAGCCAAGAGGGCGCTGGAGGAGAGAGGGCGGGACATCCTGCTGAAGGAGGGGCTGCTGGAGGAACTGAGCATAGGGGGTCTAGGGgcggaggagatggaggagaaggtggagcgGTTGGAGGCCTCTTTGGACGTACTGCAGACGCGCTTCGCCCGGCTGCTGGGAGAGTACACATCCACCCAGCAGCGTCTGAAACAGAGGCTGGCTGCCCTGGAACGCCGCATGCACTTCTCTGGCAGCGGCTTCCTGTCCGACACAGACGGCAACGACAGCACCTTTGACGGCGATGGGACACACAGTGAAGTTAATATCCAGCTGTGA
- the nup62l gene encoding nucleoporin 62 like, giving the protein MSFGGFAFGTQKTTAGAPAVSGFGLQVSTAGAGAGAGGGGGGGGFPFGTTSQPPAQPPAQPPGSSSSFLGLLNQQPATSNGVTQGGFSFGTPAQSSSAASGFAFGGTSSTPKLGLGLPTSSQPAAAAPPTLGTQATAAPGSGFTFGALSTQAPAPAPAAAQPSGGVFSFGTPKVQATAAAPAQPTATLSLGAQSTGLGSTAAVSTASATTQGFSFGIKTAAPPAPATSAPASQASSVPGSSLFAMPVTSTPASGFTLGGSTISATPATTSASAPTALPIKPQGTITTSAATTAAATTAATTAFSLGSLKAPAPTALTTTIAPISTATTTTSAAPVMSYAQLEALINKWSSELEDQERHFLQQATQVNAWDRMLVENGDKITALHKDMEKVKLDQRRLDQELDFILSQQKELEDLLGPLEESVKEQSGSIYMQNADEERERTYKLAENVDAQLKRMSQDLKEIIEHLNTSSGPPDTTDPLQQICKILNAHMDSLQWVEQNSVLLQRRVEEVSKLCESRSKEQEKSFRLHFQ; this is encoded by the exons ATGTCATTCGGGGGTTTCGCCTTTGGAACCCAAAAAACTACAGCTGGGGCCCCTGCAGTCTCTGGGTTTGGACTGCAGGTGAGCACTGcaggagctggagctggagctggaggaggaggaggaggaggaggattcCCTTTTGGCACTACTAGTCAGCCCCCAGCGCAGCCCCCAGCGCAGCCCCCTGGTTCCTCCTCCAGCTTCCTCGGACTTCTTAATCAACAACCCGCCACAAGCAACGGTGTCACACAAGGTGGATTCAGCTTTGGAACTCCAGCACAGAGCAGCTCTGCTGCATCTGGCTTTGCGTTTGG CGGCACCTCCTCCACCCCTAAACTGGGCCTGGGTCTGCCCACGAGCTCTCAgcctgccgccgccgccccccccaccctggGCACGCAGGCCACGGCAGCCCCTGGCTCAGGCTTCACGTTTGGAGCTCTGTCAACACAGGCCCCGGCCCCGGCCCCGGCCGCGGCCCAGCCGTCTGGGGGGGTGTTCAGTTTTGGAACGCCCAAGGTGCAGGCCACAGCGGCCGCCCCAGCACAGCCCACCGCCACGCTGTCTCTGGGAGCCCAGTCCACCG GTCTAGGCTCCACTGCAGCGGTGTCAACAGCCTCTGCTACAACTCAAGGTTTCAGCTTTGGGATTAAAACCGCAG CTCCCCCTGCACCTGCCACCAGCGCTCCTGCTAGTCAGGCCAGCTCTGTCCCAGGATCCTCTCTGTTCGCCATGCCCGTAACCTCGACTCCTGCGTCAGGCTTCACCT tGGGCGGGTCAACGATATCTGCAACTCCTGCGACCACTTCAGCCAGCGCTCCCACAGCCCTGCCAATCAAACCTCAGGGAACGATCACCACCAGTGCTGCCACTACAG CTGCAGCCACGACTGCGGCTACCACAGCGTTCTCTCTCGGCAGCCTGAAGGCTCCAGCCCCCACAGCCCTAACGACAACTATCGCCCCGATCTCCACGGCAACCACCACAACCAG CGCTGCGCCGGTCATGTCCTACGCCCAGCTGGAGGCTCTGATCAATAAGTGGAGTTCGGAGCTGGAGGATCAGGAGAGACACTTCCTGCAGCAGGCCACCCAGGTCAACGCCTGGGACCGCATGCTGGTGGAGAACGGAGACAAG ATCACGGCCCTGCATAAAGACATGGAGAAGGTCAAACTAGACCAGAGAAG GCTGGATCAGGAGCTGGACTTCATTCTGTCCCAGCAGAAGGAACTGGAGGATCTCCTGGGCCCGTTagaggagtctgtgaaggaGCAAAGTGGATCCATCTACATGCAGAACGCagacgaggagagagagaggac GTACAAGCTGGCTGAGAATGTGGACGCCCAGCTCAAGAGGATGTCCCAGGATCTGAAGGAAATCATCGAGCACCTGAATACATCCAGTGGTCCACCTGACACCACTGACCCG ctACAGCAGATCTGCAAAATCCTTAATGCACACATGGACTCACTCCAGTGGGTGGAACAGAACTCAG TTCTCCTACAGAGGCGTGTGGAGGAGGTGTCGAAACTGTGTGAGAGCCGCAGCAAAGAGCAAGAGAAGAGCTTTCGTCTTCATTTCCAGTAA